From one Candidatus Acididesulfobacter guangdongensis genomic stretch:
- a CDS encoding DMT family transporter has translation MNSLKFIILIVLSTALMGSAFSVIKMGDMYASPLMFAAIRFILAGLLLAFIVGFMRMPHPKHPSEWLYVAVIGFFQTTGVFGAIFLSLRTITAGESSILIFVNPILVVLFSAFIGVRYRLLQWIGVIVGFIGVVILIGFHPYYRVGVWIALSGAVFWAITTLLVKRVASFINIWVLTAYQMLIGGILLLFISEIFGHPYVVFNFSFALIVLWLAIMSSIVQFGIWFYLIQKNNPGKVSSFLFLVPLFGVLSGLILLSEPVNLQMIIGGFFILTGIFLVNRPESRRMLLKKTEMEEKAEMETEGNP, from the coding sequence ATGAATAGTTTAAAGTTTATTATATTGATTGTGTTATCCACTGCGCTGATGGGGTCGGCTTTTTCAGTAATTAAAATGGGTGACATGTATGCATCACCTTTAATGTTTGCTGCGATACGTTTCATTCTGGCTGGACTATTGCTGGCTTTCATTGTCGGATTTATGCGAATGCCTCATCCAAAACATCCAAGCGAATGGCTTTACGTTGCAGTGATTGGATTCTTTCAAACAACGGGTGTTTTCGGAGCTATTTTTTTGAGTTTGCGCACCATCACTGCGGGGGAATCCTCTATTTTAATATTTGTAAACCCTATATTAGTTGTTTTATTTAGTGCATTTATTGGCGTGCGGTATCGTTTGCTGCAGTGGATTGGGGTTATTGTCGGCTTTATCGGTGTAGTAATACTAATTGGATTTCACCCTTATTATCGAGTAGGCGTGTGGATAGCGCTATCTGGAGCGGTATTTTGGGCAATAACCACATTGTTGGTTAAGCGGGTGGCTAGTTTTATAAACATTTGGGTGCTTACCGCTTATCAAATGCTGATTGGAGGAATATTGCTGCTCTTTATCAGTGAAATTTTCGGGCATCCGTATGTGGTTTTTAATTTTTCATTTGCTTTAATTGTTCTTTGGCTTGCTATTATGAGTTCCATTGTGCAATTTGGAATCTGGTTTTATTTAATTCAGAAAAATAACCCAGGAAAGGTCAGTTCTTTTTTATTTTTAGTTCCGCTGTTCGGAGTTTTGTCTGGATTAATTTTATTAAGCGAACCAGTCAATTTGCAAATGATTATAGGCGGTTTTTTTATTTTGACAGGCATATTTCTTGTCAATAGACCTGAATCCCGCCGGATGTTACTAAAAAAAACAGAAATGGAAGAAAAAGCGGAAATGGAAACGGAAGGCAACCCTTAA
- a CDS encoding DUF2281 domain-containing protein: MSTKELLLNEIEHFPEPFLDEVLDFMNFLKTKSVQERLEASVLSESSLKKDWLKPEEDKAWQNL, encoded by the coding sequence ATGAGCACTAAAGAATTACTTTTAAATGAAATAGAGCATTTTCCGGAGCCTTTTCTTGACGAGGTTTTAGATTTTATGAATTTTTTGAAAACAAAATCCGTTCAGGAAAGACTTGAAGCTTCCGTTTTAAGCGAGTCCTCTCTTAAAAAAGACTGGCTGAAGCCGGAGGAAGATAAGGCATGGCAGAATTTGTAA
- the amrS gene encoding AmmeMemoRadiSam system radical SAM enzyme, translated as MKDNLRKISLFKNGPDYLVCLICAHRCKIKENKLGVCKTITNKEGSLYSINYGIIVAESTDPIEKKPLFHFLPGSFSYSIASPGCNFRCLGCQNADISQTYRDENYDEFLNYFKNMKRTLPDEIIKKALTAGASSISYTYTDPAVFFDYSLETMRLAHKAGLKNIFVTNGYYTHESAEATKGLLDAANVDIKFFKDESYRRVCGGTLKPVLESIKEFYAMGVHLELTTLLIDDYNNNDEEIKSIADFINSINKDIPWHISRFFPLYKMKDGHITNEKSLANAYDIGKNAGLNYIYIGNVISEKFENTYCPSCKKLLIERSGYNIIENNITSEGKCKFCGYKIFGVFK; from the coding sequence ATGAAAGATAATTTAAGAAAGATAAGTCTGTTCAAAAACGGACCGGATTATCTCGTGTGCCTGATATGTGCCCACAGATGTAAAATCAAAGAAAATAAACTTGGAGTGTGTAAGACTATAACAAATAAAGAGGGCAGCCTATACTCAATAAATTACGGAATAATTGTCGCAGAAAGTACTGACCCGATTGAAAAAAAACCTCTTTTTCATTTTTTACCCGGAAGTTTTTCGTATTCTATTGCTTCCCCCGGATGCAACTTCAGATGTCTTGGATGTCAGAATGCAGATATTTCTCAAACATACAGGGATGAAAATTATGACGAATTTTTAAATTATTTTAAAAATATGAAAAGAACTTTGCCTGATGAAATTATAAAAAAAGCTTTAACTGCAGGTGCTTCTTCTATTTCTTATACATATACGGACCCGGCGGTGTTTTTTGATTACAGTCTGGAAACTATGCGTCTTGCCCATAAGGCGGGATTGAAAAATATTTTTGTAACCAACGGATATTATACGCACGAGTCTGCAGAAGCAACAAAAGGTCTGCTCGATGCCGCAAATGTTGATATTAAATTTTTTAAAGATGAGAGTTACAGGCGGGTATGCGGCGGCACTTTAAAACCGGTTTTGGAATCCATAAAAGAATTTTATGCGATGGGTGTTCATTTGGAATTAACAACATTATTAATTGATGATTATAATAATAACGATGAAGAAATTAAATCAATAGCAGATTTTATTAATTCGATTAATAAAGATATTCCATGGCATATTTCAAGATTTTTCCCATTATATAAAATGAAAGACGGTCATATCACCAATGAAAAAAGTTTAGCTAATGCTTATGATATAGGCAAAAATGCCGGATTAAATTATATTTATATAGGCAATGTAATTTCTGAAAAATTCGAGAATACATATTGTCCGTCCTGTAAAAAACTATTGATTGAAAGGAGCGGTTATAATATAATTGAAAATAATATAACGTCCGAAGGCAAATGTAAATTTTGCGGTTATAAAATATTTGGTGTTTTCAAATAA
- a CDS encoding GGDEF domain-containing protein, producing MKNNKEINNERLLWLTNATEKTLNMIINSGNYSGAGVNSQTENRFGIFIRKEILNGIDKLLDTDFTEFIIYDVISKKIKNAVFSDNWDKNIKVSSIAPEPTKFVKIKISENILGIFNYQNDEYATEVFKKMDVRDIILYSFNGANSNRFLAVSGVVKRNKNFFKNDADFYKNAMTLFAAAYEMQQLYEKLNSSLKLEKLNKKLNLINNLAYNLSLAYCIEYALKIFAEALFSIKTNKIEKIKSIHINIFDSLHKKTLTSMIYLRDKKPVFSHPVDYKEYVGNCKLFRDDIIVNNKQCQPHTYAGNNNKGGAEVYNRFKSDESAEVGETDEQFTISGENICGTENAALKNVLNNNDKKEVSFVDNCEFHGTDGSYNCYPINISGCISGSVNIESDYDAFFSKNIQGLITEIINIAAPFFAKLILIEYNKELAITDSLTGIYNRRFMYEFAKMEISRAIRNKSPLSFGIIDIDKFKEINDTYGHYIGDSILKEFADDLRKLFMRKQDLITRYGGDEFIVILPETDRDNAAVLLNRFNDFVAHKVYMPNSIENIKINLTVSIGGSSFSPETADIGDTERKKGNYKTNTVDSAINTINTEVQLLQGGKKNKNKNASDNKANIEHDGQGENYADENISIIEGLFKIADANLYKAKEMGRNTVVI from the coding sequence ATGAAAAACAATAAAGAAATAAATAATGAAAGATTATTATGGCTGACTAACGCAACGGAAAAAACATTGAATATGATAATTAACAGCGGCAATTACAGCGGCGCAGGAGTCAATAGTCAAACAGAAAACCGGTTTGGAATATTTATACGGAAAGAAATTCTGAACGGAATAGATAAATTATTAGATACAGATTTTACTGAATTTATAATTTATGATGTTATAAGCAAAAAAATTAAAAACGCTGTTTTTTCAGATAATTGGGATAAAAATATAAAAGTCAGCTCTATTGCGCCTGAGCCTACAAAATTTGTTAAAATCAAAATCTCTGAAAATATTCTGGGAATTTTTAACTATCAAAATGATGAATATGCAACGGAAGTTTTTAAAAAAATGGATGTCAGGGATATAATATTATATAGTTTTAACGGCGCAAACAGCAATAGATTTCTGGCAGTCAGCGGCGTTGTCAAAAGAAATAAAAATTTTTTTAAAAATGACGCAGATTTTTATAAAAACGCTATGACTTTGTTTGCGGCTGCATATGAGATGCAGCAATTATATGAAAAATTAAATAGTTCGTTAAAGTTAGAAAAATTAAATAAAAAACTTAATCTGATAAATAATCTGGCATATAATTTGTCTTTAGCTTATTGTATAGAATATGCGTTAAAAATATTTGCGGAAGCTTTATTTTCAATAAAAACTAATAAAATAGAGAAAATAAAATCAATACATATCAATATATTTGATTCGCTGCATAAAAAAACGTTGACCTCTATGATATATTTAAGAGATAAAAAACCTGTATTTTCGCATCCTGTAGATTATAAAGAGTATGTCGGGAATTGTAAGCTGTTCCGTGACGATATAATTGTTAATAATAAACAATGTCAACCTCATACATATGCAGGAAATAATAATAAAGGCGGCGCTGAAGTTTACAACAGATTCAAATCCGATGAATCTGCCGAAGTTGGGGAAACAGATGAACAATTTACAATATCAGGAGAAAATATTTGCGGTACTGAAAACGCAGCATTAAAAAATGTATTAAATAATAACGACAAAAAAGAGGTCTCTTTTGTTGATAATTGCGAATTTCACGGTACCGACGGAAGTTATAACTGTTATCCTATCAATATATCGGGATGCATTAGCGGGTCGGTAAACATAGAATCAGATTACGATGCTTTTTTTTCAAAAAATATCCAGGGGCTAATTACCGAAATAATTAATATAGCCGCTCCTTTTTTTGCTAAATTAATATTAATAGAATATAATAAAGAATTGGCGATTACCGACTCATTGACCGGAATATACAACCGCAGATTTATGTACGAATTTGCCAAAATGGAAATAAGCAGGGCTATAAGAAATAAATCTCCTTTGTCTTTTGGCATAATAGACATAGATAAATTTAAAGAGATTAACGATACATACGGTCATTATATCGGGGACAGCATACTAAAAGAATTCGCAGATGATTTGCGGAAGTTATTTATGAGAAAGCAGGACCTGATTACGCGGTACGGCGGCGACGAATTTATCGTTATTTTACCGGAAACCGACAGAGATAACGCAGCTGTTCTTCTGAATAGGTTTAATGATTTTGTTGCTCATAAAGTTTATATGCCTAACAGTATTGAGAATATTAAGATTAATTTGACCGTTTCCATAGGCGGTTCTTCTTTTTCACCTGAGACAGCAGATATTGGCGATACAGAAAGAAAAAAGGGTAACTATAAAACAAATACGGTCGACTCTGCTATAAATACTATAAATACGGAAGTGCAATTGTTACAAGGCGGCAAAAAAAATAAGAATAAAAATGCGTCAGATAATAAAGCAAACATCGAACATGACGGACAGGGCGAAAATTACGCTGATGAAAATATATCGATAATTGAAGGTCTTTTTAAAATTGCCGATGCAAATTTATATAAAGCAAAAGAAATGGGAAGAAATACTGTCGTAATATGA